gcaaaagacaacatcaacaacaaaagagaaactaaacaaatggaactatatcaaaatacaaagcttccgcacagcaaaagacaacatcaacaaaatgaaaagggagctcactgtatggaagaacatatttgccaatgatacatttggtAAAGGGTTAATaaccaaaaatatataaggaactcatacaacttaacaaaaggaagacaatccaattttaaaatgggcaaaggactaaatagacacttctccaaagtggacatacagatggctaagagaCACATGATAAAATACTCAAAGTCCCCGATCATCGGAGAGGTGCAgagtaaaatgacaatgaggtatcacctcacacctgttaggatagctaccatcaaccaatcaacaaatgacaagtgctgacaaggatgtggagaaatgggagccCTAGTactctgctggtaggaatgcagacttgtgcagccactgtggaaaacagtatggagtttcctcaaaaaattaaaaatagaactcccatttgacccagtaatcccacttctggaaatatatcccaaggaacccgaaacaccaatcaggaagaatatacaaACCCCTATAGtggtagcagcacaatttacaatagctaagatctggaaacagcctaagtgcccatcagcagatgagtgggtaaaaaagctgtagtacatctATACCATGGAACACTgtacagcagtaaaaaaaaaaaaaaggctctgttGCCCTTTGAGACATCATGGAGGGACCCAGGggctattatgctaagcgaaataagccagaaaggcaagtgtcacaggatctcactcatatgtggggtcCAAAGAGCAAAttaactgatgaagaaaatagatcctGAGAGGTAGAAAGAACTTgggtgcataacccatggacacaggcaatagtgtagtgaaggcctggggcaggggctggttcCGGCTGGAAGGGGTCCATGAGGAATAGGGGACCTCTGTAACACGGTTGGCAATGAAGACAACAAGAAAGGCGGGCTTAGGTAGGAGGAGGACAGTGGTCTTTGGGACAGGAGTCCACCATTGGCCCAGGTCAGGTGACTCGGGAATCAATCCTTTCCTTTCTCGGCAGCACCCGCCCCCTGCTTTTGGCTGTCCTTGAGGCAGGCAGCAGAAGCTCCGATTCTGTTCGGGTCCACCTGCCTTCCAGGACGGGCCTCAGGCGGGGACACCCATCAAGAGCAGGGCTTCTGGTTAGCAGAGGGGGGCAGAAGCTGCCTAGAGTCACAGTGAGCAGCGGGGGAGGAAGagaccctgcccccaccacaggcTCAACATGGAAGGGCCTCTGGGACAGGGACCACACACGCCTCATCCGGGTCTCAGAGACCTTGCCCCAGCACGTTCCTCACTTCCGCATCCGGGTCTCTGAGACGCTGGGGATGCCCAGGAGATCCTGAGCTCGCTCACATCCCGAGGGCGGCCCGGGACCCGCCCGAGTCCAGGTGAGTGTGCCCCGGGAGGGTGAGggaccccgggccctgggacaACGGTTTCCGTCCCGGGAGGCCCCTGGGGCTGGCCACACGAGGCCGGTCGTGGTTGGCGCAGCCAGGTCTGGGGACTCAGGGTGAGGGGCGAGGCGCGtcgctccacagggcccagggcctccagggTCCATGTGGCGGGCGGCTGCGTGGGAGGAGGCCCCGAGGCCACCCGGGTCCCTCAGACGGGGCTGGACCCAGGGACCCTGCCGTCAGGAGCAGAGCCAGCCCCGGGCCCGCAGGGGGTGAAGCCCACAGCCCTAGGCAGCCTCTGTGACCTTCCCATGGGCTCCCATGACGCGGGCCTTGCGGGGCTTGGCCGGGTGGGGCGGACCTCACTGGGGCTGAGgcgggctgggccctgggggagTCTGGGTGAGCACCCGGGTCCCACCGCACCGCAGCGGGAAGCCGCACAGGTGCCCCTGCTGTCCTCTGCGAGGGGCCCCATGGCGGGTGGCCATGCGGGGTGCCCTGACTGCACAgcgggggctgggaaggggcggTGGTAAGGAGCTGGGCCTCTCCTCCGCATGGAGGGCAGAGCAGCTTCGGAGAGTCCTGGTCAGAGGGCAGTCAGGGATGGGAGGACCCCAGACCCCCACAGAGCCAGCCCGCAGGACTCGGGAGGGGCACACGCGGGACATTACCTGACCTCCGCAGGCGGGTCTGAGAGTCTCTGGGGGTGGCTGTGAGGATGAGGACCCCGGACAGCACAGGGCGGGGTCGGCGCCTGCCAGAGCAGATGGGGGCCACCTGTGAGGATGAacacacccccttcctcccttccgctTCCAGTCCCGGTCTCAGAGACTCTGGGGTTCAGTACAGTGAGGAGGACCCCATCTCGGCAGATGGTGGGCCAGGGACCCTGGAAGCTAGACCAGAGTCAGTCCTGGCTGGTCTCAGAGACTCTGGGGGTTCTGTTCAGGGAGCAGGACCCCATCTCGGCAGATGGTGGGCCAGGGACCTGCCATAGCCAAGGTGAGGACCCTGAGGGAGGACGCAGGGACCCTGGAAACCAAACCAGAGTCAGTGCTGGGATCCCGCTGGAGGATGACCACACACAGCATGCGCTGACTTGCACAACCATGTCGGTACCGGGAACAATACTTGAGAACGGCAGAGGGTGGGCCCAGGGCCCTCCATAGTCCATCCGGCAGGCCTCGTGGAGGATGATCCTAGGGGGCATTTCCTCATTGGTGCATCTGGGTCTGACAGTCTGGGGCTTGGGTATAAAGAGCAGGACCTCACAtcagcagagggtggggccagcaccTGCCAGAGTCAAGGGAGGATCCTAAGGGAGAACTGAGGGAACCTTGGATCCCACCACAGTGGGAACCCCACAGAAGCCCGCACCTGCTCTCAGCCCTGGGATTTCTGGAATCGCTTTCCCATGGCTTCTCCCGCTCCCTTTGCTCTCAGGAAGATGAAAGAGGTCTGGCCTTACACAAAGGGTGAGGCGTATGGACAGCAGATCCAGGACACTCGGGCACTGCAAGTGGCCAAGCTATTGACCatgtgggaggaaggagggggaattGTCCTCCAGAACAAATGTGGGCCTCACAGACATGCACCCCACTTCCACTTTCAGCTCTGACACACCAggcagggatgtccaactgagagCACTCtgatggggctggggggggggggtgggggtggggcctcaggTAGGTGAGAGACCTGGACTGAGGGGAGCACATGCAGGTCAgcaaaggaggaaggggaggtggcCCGGACCCTGACCTCTTTGCAGGTGAGCCATCTGAGGAAAGACAGAAGGAACCCTAatgctcctcccctgctcccgAGTCTTGCTGTCTCTTTTCAAGGTTCAGCTGAGGACTGAGGGAACCCCTCACATCACAACAGGGGGAGTCCCAGCCCTACTTTGCCACTTCTGTCAGCCACGAGAGAAAGTGGAACATGGTGGCTAGCCGTGCTGTCCCTCACGTCCTCCACCAGTGACTCAGGAAGGTGAGCATTTCAGTCTGAAGGTAAGTGGCCTCCGGTCAGCACAGGAAGTTATCCAAGACCCTGTCAGATGTCACAGTTAGGACTGAGGGGATTCCCCGTCCCAGGACGGATAGACCCCACAGAGTTTGGCCATGACATACTGTATCCCGTGGGAGGTTCTGGGCAGGTGTGGTCTGCTGCGGGGCCCCCTCACTTTCTTCTGTTCAGTTTCAGGGGTATGTAGCCTTGTTCTGAGAGTTTTGCCTCAGGTCCAGCAAGGGGAGGTTCCAGGCCCTgccaggggaaaggagaggacgCCGAGGGCGGACGCAGGAGACCATCCAGCCCAGAACAGTGGGGACCTCACAGCATCCCGGCCTCCCTGTTGTCAGCACTGGAGGCCCATGGCTGTGCATGCCACCTGCACGCTGAGGTCTTTCCTCGTTTCCTCTTACAGGGACTCCAGGAACCAGGAGATAAAGGCCTAGGTCTGAGGCACAAAACACAGGTCACAGAGCAGAGGAGGTCCAGGCAGTGCCAGCAGTCAAGGTGAGGTGCCTGCCCTGACCTAGAATGTGTCCCTAGGGTCTCCCCCATGCCAGAATCGATGAGAACGCCCTCAGTACCCGaccccaccccactgccagccACAGAACCCTGGCCTATGCCGACTGTACCCCAAAGAGCCATCTGACTTCCTCATTCAGGATCTTAGGGTACAGGCCACCCAGGAGGAGAGACCCCAGTGAGGCCCAAGAGCACCCCTAAAGAGGAGACCTGTAGTCCCACTTTCTCACAGTGGCCAAGGGTGTACTCAGCTGAGGCCacttacccttcctctctcccccaggcctGTGAGTCCTCATTGCGCACCTCCTGCCCGCACTCCTGTGGCTGCCTGACAGGAGTCATCATGCCTCGAGTTCCAAAGAGTCAACGCTCCTCGCTTGATATTCCCATGCCTGTGGAAGAggattcttcctcctcctcctccacccctgttgcttcctcttcctcctcctccacctcttcctcttGCTATCCTCTGCTTTCAAGTAACCCAAGCACCtcagaggaggggggggaggagcaggaggagaatgtggaggaggaagagaatgaggagcaggaggaggttcctgctgctgctggggcaccGAGTTCTCCCGTGAGCTCTCCAAGTGCCCATGCCTCCCCTACTGCCCTTGCCGCTGCTGCTCCCTTGAGCCAATCCATCAGCGAAGAAGGGGAGGGTCCGAGTacctcctgggccctgccaggtacagagtCCTTGCCCAGATGTGTGATTAATGATAAGGTAGCTGATCTGGTGGGGTTCCTGCTCCTGAAGTATCGCACAAAGGAGCAGACCACAAGGGCAGAAATGCTGAGTAGCATCATCAGAGAGCACCAGGACCACTTTGCTGTAATCTTTAGGGAGGCCTCTGAGTGCATGCAGCTGGTTTATGGCATTGATGTGAAGGAAGTGGACCCCACCAGCCACACCTATGTCCTAGTCACCAACCTGGGCCTCACCTATGATGGGATGGTGAGCGATGAGCACAGTATGCCCAAGACGGGCCTGCTGATACTCATCCTTAGTATAATCGTCTTGGAGGATGATTGTGTCCCCGAAGAGAGGATATGGGAAGCACTGAATGCCATGGGGGTGCATGCGGGGATGGAGCATAGCCTctatggggagcccagggagctcctCACCAGAGTTTGGGTGCAGGAACAGTACCTGGAGTACCGGCAGGTGCCCAACAGCGATCCTGCACGGTACGAGTTCCTGTGGGGTCCCAGGGCCCACGCTGAGACCACCAAGTTGAAAGTCCTGGAGTTTTTGTCCCAGGTCAGTGGGAGTGACCCCAGATCCTTCACACACTTCTATCAGGAGACTTTGAGagaggaggaacagagagccCAGGCCAGAGTTAGGACCACAGATGATACTACTGCCATGGCCAGTGCAAGCTCTTCTGCCATGCCCAGTGGCTTCTTCTGCCTTGACTGAAATCCAGGGCAGATTTCTTTACTTTGTGTTTTAGGGGGGCAGTCGTGATCTAAGCACTTAGTGCAGGGCCTGCCTGACTGGGGATGAGGGAATCATAGTGAATGACATCTTTGTGTCTCTGTTCCATTGGGGTGACTTAGAAAtgtatcttcttttatttttggtattttaaaatgttactttaagTAGAATGTTTATTAGCTTCAGAACCTAACTTTACAAATGACACAGGTCACACAGGTTTATTGTTATTTAACTAAAGAGAAAGCGCTttgctattttgtaaaactaattAGGAATCTGTCATTTTATTGGTACTCTGTAACAAGATAATATGGAATTGGAATCGTATTTTTCAATGTGAAAGAACTTAgctgtaaaacagaaataaaatagttaatttttgaattcttgtatctctctctctctctctctctctctctctctctctctctcacacacacacacacacacacacacacacacacacagagagctaGATTTTCGAGCTTATTCAAGAATGTAGAAacataaacagtaaaaaaaataccCTTCTCACTGGTTCATGTACACCCTAAACATTCATTGAGCCTCTGTCCtcacaggagagggaggggatacaaaggagaggagctgggtggagggactGGCAGGACACTGGGTTGGGAAGGGAGTGAACAGAAGGCAGCTTTTGTCCCCAGGTCTTGGGTCTTTGTCTTTGAGAGTGGGTATGATTTCTTAAACAGGATGACATAATAGATGAAGTGATGTTTACGTCCTTTTAGACAGGAGGGGAGAGTCAACCAGAGGGGGAGGTTGCTCATGTGTAGTGTGGAACTGAAGCTCAGGCCCAATGATGATGATGTATAGCCACCCGTTGTGACTGTCCTCTTACGGGCCAGGTACTCAGCCCTGTGGAATCTGAGCTCCGCTAGGTACTAGGTCCCCCTTCACCAGGTATAAGGCAAGGACAGTGGGTGAAGCAGTCAGGGCCCCCATGATCATGGGCCATCTAGTCATCCTTCTGTGCCACCTTCTCAACTGTAGACTGGGTGACAGTGACACTACCCTATCCCAGTTATTTGAGGATTGAATTCTAGGATTCTTGGATCATGCCCATCCCAGGACCTCGAAGTGGGTTGGTGTGTGGGGTACTGGTGCCAATTCTTCCTGCTCGTCAATCCTTCTGTAGACTCAGGTGGGGGCCAGGAAAGTCTGCTGACAGCAGATAGCAGTAGTGCAgccaggggatggaggagggtggCTCCCAAGGGGTCCGAGGGAGACACCTGGCAGGATGATCTGAGCTCACACGGTGGTGTCCCAGGGTCCAGCTGTGGTTGGAGCCCAAGGATTTGCAACCAGAAGCCCTGGAAGAGGGACCGGGGTGCATGGGGACTGCAGCACCTTGGGGTGAAAAGAGGAGGGAGC
The sequence above is a segment of the Myotis daubentonii chromosome X, mMyoDau2.1, whole genome shotgun sequence genome. Coding sequences within it:
- the LOC132223382 gene encoding melanoma-associated antigen 10-like, giving the protein MPRVPKSQRSSLDIPMPVEEDSSSSSSTPVASSSSSSTSSSCYPLLSSNPSTSEEGGEEQEENVEEEENEEQEEVPAAAGAPSSPVSSPSAHASPTALAAAAPLSQSISEEGEGPSTSWALPGTESLPRCVINDKVADLVGFLLLKYRTKEQTTRAEMLSSIIREHQDHFAVIFREASECMQLVYGIDVKEVDPTSHTYVLVTNLGLTYDGMVSDEHSMPKTGLLILILSIIVLEDDCVPEERIWEALNAMGVHAGMEHSLYGEPRELLTRVWVQEQYLEYRQVPNSDPARYEFLWGPRAHAETTKLKVLEFLSQVSGSDPRSFTHFYQETLREEEQRAQARVRTTDDTTAMASASSSAMPSGFFCLD